One Alnus glutinosa chromosome 13, dhAlnGlut1.1, whole genome shotgun sequence genomic window, TTTTCGGCGTGTGTGCGGGTTTCTGGAATGCAGGGGTTTTCGGCCGGTGAATCTGTCGAAAATGGTGAAGAGAACAAAAGGGAGGGAGGCGGGGACTCTCGGGACGGCCTGGGACGCTTGGGATGGCCGGAGAGATTTGCTCAGGTTGGGTTCACTTGGGCTGCGACGTTGACGCTCGAGTTTCTGGTAGGGTCGAGGTGGTCGGTTGGTGTGTGTGGTTTCCGGCCTCTCCTCCCACCGCCAGCGCCACCCCATCTTTTGGGCCGCCGCTCCCCCCTCgccaccttcttcttcctctttcttgtttgttttttttttttttcctccggTGATGTgcctctttttcttaaaaaatataaaaaaaaaacagtaaaaatatGTGATGTATCTCTTGCCACATCAGGGTGTAAAAAATGAGCGTAAAAAAGTGGGTGCAAGTGTATCAAcccttttttattaatgctactTTTTTGGTTTAATTGTGACCATTTGTAGAATTTTTATACAAATGTGAGGAactattatgtatatatataaaaggaaagaacTATTTTATTCTACAAAAGACTGAAATGCACacaaaatctatatataaaagtgaaaaactatttcaaataaagttttattttgttacgagaataacttctataagGTTTTGACACAAACTAAGCATTTTGTGCCATCCAATAAGAAAATGACACTTCATCTTGAAACGCCAAAAGGACTTTGTTATGAAAAAACACCGGATTGGACCTCCTCTTCCACCCAtcgacacaaaaaaaaaaaaaaaaaaaaaaccttatttcTTCGTTGGTCAAAGAGTTGCATATGGACATGTTAGTAGGGGAGAGTTGCATATGTTGTCACCATGGCCTTCACCAAAACTTCCACCCTCtgaaatatttattgttttgctGCCATGTTTTTTTACTCAATTTCAGCAATTGGACTTATTACCCCTGCTAAAGAAGAAGGCCCTAATGAGTAATTATTCATGCttgcaaaagataaaaaaaaaaaaaaaattagaaccaaaatatatcaaaatattttcaagttacccaaagaaaaatatgtaCTAAATTGTGTTCAGTAGATAGATTGTAAACGAAACGAAGTTTGGAATTCGTAAAAAATTCGACATTTCACTAAGCAAGttgttcaaaatattttcaagtaaCCCAAAGCAAAATATGTTATTGTTTTCAATGTGAATCCGGAATTATAAAATTTGTCTTCCTTGTAAAATTATGTCAATGATTGAtagagacaaaaaataataataataataataataatttaaaggcATACCATCTTATTAATAGATTGATTTGTCTTATTTTGACTTTTCAAATACAATCATTACTGTATCAAGCATTTTTAATAATGAAAATTCTTAAAACGAGACTTTGcaaaatcaaaatgaaaaagagtttcttgcaaatttaaatttaactgTCTATATTGAAAGAGAATTTGCTAACAACTTCAATTCATACtcgatacttgatgattttagtTGTAGTCTACAATTttaactttgtttttgtaattttgtttctttttgaacCAGTGCCTACATGACACATGTTACCTTAttgatatattaattttgacacgtatttatgaaatttgataaatatacTTTTTGTGACGTACATATTGTGTGGTACAAAAtacttttatttctattttgatTTGTGTTATTAGTTTTTGGTTCTGCCACTGCATCCTTGTATATAGTcttttatatgtataaaaggCTTGGGGTGGTTGGCATTATTAGGGGTGGGCGAGGGCTGAATTGGGCCGGATTTGCATGTTTTTTACAACCCACCCCGCATtgaacgggtttgaaaatcGAAATCTGCAACCCGCATAATGAATGGTCAACCCGTTAGGCTTCGGGTAGCACGGATTGGGACGGGTTCATGCGGGTTCGggtattctttttcttttttatttttttattccttggacccaaaaccagaaaaataattcacaatcttgCTAACCCAATTCAAAATCCAATTGTAAAggacttttttattattttctttgattgtaGATTGAATGGGTATGTGTATGTGAGAGAATGTAGAGATTGAAGTGTATATGagaatggaataagaatagagatgaaatggatagtGCAGAACTGTccatttcaaaactgtattaaATGAAATCAAATGTACACGATCTAGGCAATTAATCGTAACTCTAGCcgtgactcttataatttttttggggaaaatttgatgaaatcaaaggcacactCCTAGtcgtgactcttataattttttttggagaaaatttgatggTATGAGTATAAAGGGATGCGGGGCAGGGCGGATGTGCGggtgagaaaaaatttaataccgcaacccgccccataaaTCACGGGTTGACATATTTAGGATCCACACTTTtctaaaaatgttttatatcCGTTAttggcggggcggggcgggttcgcGGGTACGGGTCGAATCTGCACACCCCTAGGCATTATGGGGTGGTCTGCTCTAATTTTGACGGGTGATTAGCCACTCTTAAGGAGGTGGTCAGCTGCCCCTATAAGGCTCGAGAGTGGTCGAACCACCTACAAAAGGTTTTGACAGGATAGTCCAACCACCCCCTCTCGTCTTAGGAGGGTCGGCCGTCATCCTTAAAGGGATGGTTGGCCAACTTGGCCACCCCATAAATAGTACTCTAATCTACCCTCCCAAATTAAAGGGGAAAAATGGCTACCCTCTGTAAAGTCCAAATCTATGACATGCTAGAGTCATAATAGTCCAAATATCATGTGCAATTCTTTATTGCCAATATTTGTGTCAGTATGGTAACAAATTAAATAGATATTTATAGGCTATTGAATTACTATTCATCTTAAAAGTTTTACCTTATAAAAAATAGTagacttaatttttattttatacttcgTTTCAAATGTAGGGCAAGACAACATATAAACTACTTAAATTAAAATTGTGGATAATcagtaaatttatttatttatttattttataccgtattaaattattaatcgttctaaaagcctaaaattataagaaatagTGGATTTAAAcatttaaatttaatcaaatagaGTAAACCAATACAAACAAAACAGCATTAAAGCTGAAACACAACAGGAAAAccacaaaacagaaaaacaaggCTCTGTTACAGAGCCCTCAAAACAGAGCACAAAACCAACCAACAAATCCTCCTTAATGAACCAAAACATAACGTAAAACAAAAATCTGTATGCATTATATATTATGGACTCAAAATTCTTCATCATCTGATAACAAGGTTATATTAAGATCAACACTAGTAATCCTCCTTTCTGTGCAAATTGATTCAGCGTCACTCTCATTGCCTTCAGGACGGCATGTTACAGAAAAATCACCAACTTTCCCAGTAGAACTACAGCTACCAACAGAATCTTCATCCAAACGACCTGCGGTATCTTTCTTGATCGGAGAGTAATCTTCACACGGCTTCCTCTTTGAGCATTTGCACTTCCTGATCTTTTCCATGTAtaaatctgttaaattttttctgGTATCTTCCTTGATCGGAGAATAATCCCCACACGGCTTCCTCTTTGCGCATGCGTTCATCCTCTTTTCCATGTATCCAGCCGGGGAGTTTTTTTCAAGAACACGCCACCCGCCGCCTGTCCAACGCTGTCGGACCCTGAGAAAAGATTTGTGGACAGTGAATCCGACGTCGGAGTCTCCGAGAAGCAGAACCAAGAAGATATTATCAGTTACAGAGTTCAAGATTCTTGCTGTTTTCCAAGAATAGTTGTGACAGCACTCGACAAGATCACCGGCCGTCAACTTGGCCGCACCCTCCTCCAAAGGCGGTGGAAGAGGCCTGACGGCCATTCTTGGAACTGTCTCCTCTACAATTCCGTCGCCGCTACCGTACTTGACCGTGCACGTATACGCAGTAGTCTTTAAGACTTCTGCGGAAACCCACGCGCCTTCTTCAACCACCCTCTTGCTCAGCACCTCCACTTCGGTACCTCTCGTGAGTGTAAACATGGCTCTTATTTCTGGAACACTACCGACTAGATCGAAAAACCCAGAAACAGAGAGATTGTTTAGAGTATAAAGAATCTGAGATAACGATCATGTGTTGTGTATATATAAGGATTCGTTTCCTTTTCTCTCTGGTTTTCGAGTTCTCCTCGGACTATATTGACACTGTAGAGCCTGTTtggtaacccaaaaaaaatcaaataattccCATTAACTTACCAAACAACTTCTATATTTGTTTGTTAAGgtgtttctttttatatttatgggCGTTTGGataaaggtaatttttttaatggatttttgaaaattctaaaaaattatctCGATTGGTTAATTGTATTTaggaagagtaatgctacacatcatccccttgtcttccttttatcctcctaaatttgatgtggctcttaaaatcaccattgaatttatgatagatcattattgaattttaatccaatggtaattttaagagccacatcaattttgagaggataaaaggtggataagaggatgatgtgtaacattactcatttggGAATCCCAACTCCTTTTTGGTGTTCAAGAATGTGAATTCCCTTTCAGGGAGAGAGGTGGAATCCAAATAATTCTCGTCCTTGgaaatgttttctttattttttcattttttaattttcttaaaggTTGTTTTCTTCTAAGCAAATAGGAAAAGGGTTacaatgaataataataaaaataaaaataaaaaaaccgaGCTCCCAACaacaaatctaaaataaaaatctaatttagaaaataaaagaaattgtccagaaaaaaaaaagaaaaaaaagattcgGTCTTCTACATCTTGGACCAAGAAAATGCACCACAAAAGCGGTGTTTGAAGCAACCCGAGAAGCTGACCCGACTGCTTggtgttttctttcttttaaatgataatataataattctatatactatatttttatctcgaTCGTAACATTAATGTAACAATCCTAAtcaatccttaatttttttctttttctttttcataatgattgatcaaataattgGTTAAAACAGTTACATCAGcattataaaaataactataaaataaaaatgtaatttttaacattagTGAAGACAATAATGCTCACATCTCATAAGTTTTTAACTTTATGATGGTgctatgttttttttattggacaTTGTTATGATTGTACAAAAAAAGGTTGTACTGCACAATAATTTTGTTACGgttattttattaatgctacTTTTTTGGTTTAATTGTGACTATTTGTCGAATTTTTATACAAATGTGAgcaactattttatttaaaaaatgaaaatgaagtaatatatatatatatatatatatatatatatatatatatatatatatatataaggaaagaactattttattctataaaagtgaaaaacttGTTCAGATAAACTTCACGTATAGTTTTAAAAGAGAACTGCCTCAGAGCGTGAAAAGAAAATTGCCTCGTGTTTGAGGAGAAAGgtaattttttcttgttctGTTATGGGATTGAGaagtagatttttgttttctttagagTTTATTTTTACATTTGCAGTTCGTATTATGGGTAAGATTGCCATAAAGTCCACCTTGATCTAGGAATGGAAACCAATATGGGATGAATGCTTTCACGGTTCTGGGTGAAATCGGTTTTGTTCCAATGTGGTGTAATCTCAGGGTTTGTCCAGGGGGTATTCCTACAATGGCGGCATGAAGCGACGAGGGATGGCTGGTCAAGCCCGTGACGGCAGGCAAAGGAGGGAGCATCAGTTATGTGGCAAAGGAAACTACTCTTAACTTTTTCGGGAAAATCGGGTATAATTGCAAAAGACGTGATCATACATGAGCTGTTTCTTCCCAAGTTTTGGGGATAAAACGGTTATTGTAAACTTCCAGCATGGAGAATGTTTATGGAGAAATTTTAGGTGTATGGCTAGTTTGTTTTCCGGGAATCTATATCCTCAAAGTTTAGAACTCTGTTTTTTGTAGAGTGCTTTTGCTCTCTTggttttatgaataaaatcagatatattatttcaaaaaaaagtgaaaaattatttcgaataaagttttattttggtATGAGAATAACTCCTATAAGGTCTTGGCACAAAACAAGCCTTTTGTGCCTCCAATAAGAAAATGACACTTCAGCCCAAAACACCAAAGGATTTTGTTGCGAAAACACCAGATTGGACCTCCTCTTTCACCCctcgaccaaaaaaaaaaaaaaaaaaaaaaaaccttatttcTTCATTGGTCAAAGAGTTGCATATGGACATGTTAGTAGGGGAGAGTTGCATATGTTGTCACCATGGGCCCATGGCCTTCACCAAAACTTCCACCCTCTgaattattttctgtttttctgcCATGTTTTTTACTCAATTTCAGCAATTGGACTTATTAACCCAGCTAAAGAAGGCCCTAATGAGTAATTATTcatgcttgtaaaaaaaaaattagaaacaaaatatatcaaaataaaagaaaaatctgtATTAAATTGTGTTCTATAGATAAATTGTAAACGAAATAAAGTTTGGAATTCgtaaaaaattcaacatttcaCTAAATAAGttgttcaaaatattttcaagtaaCCCAAAGTAAAATACCGACTTGTTTTCAATGTGATATGCTTAATCATCCGGAATTATAAAATTTGTCGTCCCTCCCAAATTAAAGAGATAAAAAAGAGTGGACTTAACCGTTTATTTTAACACTTCCTTTCACATGTAGGACAATTAGACAAGACAACATGTAAACTACTTTCATTGAAATTGTGGATAAACAATAGAGTTAATTAAGGTTAAACTAATCGTCGTAAAAGCctaaaattataagaaatagcggatttaattaatcatttaaatttaattttaacgtTTGTGACAATTTAAACTTTCCCACAAATATCTCTAATTAGCCATCACTAACAATTATCTTTCTTTAGTCGTTATGATATTAGAAACATTGGTAGATTATGAACATGAGCTGCTTAAGCTTGATTCCCTTCAAGACAAACCAACGTACGGGCAGTTTTGCCTTGCATGGAATGCCCACTGGAGCCATTAATCAAGAGAGGATCTTGataattaagaaattatttcCGGATATAATTGAATCAAGAGAAGATCGTCCTTTGAAATCACTGGTGGGGCAAAACAACCAGAATGATAACAACTTACATTGAAAAACAGAATTTAAGGTTAGAACTGGAGTTCTATCGGATCCGTGTGAAGATAGCGTTTTGCATGGATCAGGGTTTATCTAATAGAACTGGGTACACAGAATACTCTTGCCTTGAAAAGGTTTAttgtcattaattttttttttttttaaaaaaaaggtaaatataaaataaattcctAAATTTTCGCAAAAATCTTGAAAACCCTTTACTCAACATTGAATCCTTTAGTTTTTCAGGAATTTAAAACATGTCCTTTCGTGAATATTCCATCCATGTTTCTAAGCTCCGTCAGTGCTACGTCAACATTTTTGTTACCTcctcttaaaatatatattttttattatattatattattttttaattaaaatttattttatttttatttttttaaaaaaaaggaaagaggggGTTtggggcagccacccccttaaGGAGgtgggtggcctgcgagccacccccaaaccccaccatttcctttttctttttttcttttttttttttaataaaaaaattaaataaaataatattttaagatgaggTGACGAAAATGTTGACGTGGCATTAACGgagctttaaaaaaatggtCGGAAAACTCATAGAGAGACCTTTTTTTAAATTCGCAAAACACTAAAAgatttaatgttgaaaaaaaaaaagtgaggggCTTTCAGAATTTTTGCAAAAATTcagtaatttattttatatttacccaaaaataaaaaataaaaattgcaggCGACAAAACCAAATTTGTAAAGCATATATAGGCATTATAATTATTACTATAATGTTATTAACTTTGAATGaatggattttcttttttcttaagatTGCCTTCAATTCCTCTTAACAAAAGCACAAATTACATTGAACTGATCAACAAATGGAGTAAACCAATACACACAAAACAGCATTAATTAAAGCTGAAACACAACAGGAAAACCACAAAACAGGAAAACAAGAAGGCTCTGTTACAGAGCCCTCAAAACAGAGCACAAAACTAAACAACAAATCTGTGTTCATTATATATTATGGACTCAAAATTCTTCATCATCTGATAACAACTTTATATTAAGATCAACACTAGTAATCCTCCTTTCTGTGCAAACTGATTCAGCGTCACTCTCATTGCCTTCAGGACTGCATGTTTCAGAAAAATCACCGACTTTCCCAGTAGAACTACAGCTACCAACAGACTCTTCATCCAAACGACCTGCGGTATCTTTCTTGATCGGAGAGTAATCTTCACACGGCTTCCTCTTTGAGCATTTGTACTTCCTGATCTTTTCCATGTATacatctgttaaattttttctgGTATCTTCCTTGATCGGAGAATAATCCCCACACGGCTTCCTCTTTGCGCATGCGTTCATCCTCTTTTCCATGTATCCAGCCGGGGAGTTTTTTTCAAGAACACGCCACCCGCCGCCTGTCCAACGCTGTCGGACCCTGAGAAAAGATTTGTGGACAGTGAATCCGACGTCGGAGTCTCCGAGAAGCAGAACCAAGAAGATATTATCAGTTACAGAGTTCAAGATTCTTGCTGTTTTCCAACAAAAGTTGTGATAGCACTCGACAAGATCACCGGCCGTCAACTTAGCCGCACCCTCCTCCAAAGGCGGTGGAAGAGGCCTGACGGCCATTCTTGGAACTGTCTCCTCTACAATTTCGTCGCCGCCACCGTACTTGACCGTGCACGTATACGCAGTAGTCTTTAAGACTTCTGCGGAAACCCACGCGCCTTCTTCAACCACCCTCTTGCTCAGCACCTCTACTTCGGTACCTCTCGTGAATGTCAACATGGCTATCATCTCTGGAACGTACACTACCGACTAGATCGAAAAACCCAGAAACAGAGAGGTTGATTAGAGTATAAAGAATATAAGATAACGATCAtgtggtgtatatatatatatataaggattcGTTTCCTTTTCACTCTGGTTTTCGAGTTCTCCTCGTACTGGGTTTCCTagttctttttggtttttttttttgggcacgggaataaatgtaatatatatattgacgagtaatgattcactaccacctaaatatatagcttttcaccactttgtctatgtggcaaggtggtcccctactaactttagagtttttttatttttaaaaaataaaataaagtaggggaccaccttgccacatagacaaggtggtgaaaagttatatatttaggtggtaaagaatcatttctctatattgACACTGTATTTGTTGGGCGTTTCTTTGCATatagataattttatttttattttttattttttatttttttattttaagaatttttggaAATTGTAAGACAATATATCGTTTGATTGTACCTAGGTAAAAAGATGGGAAAAATTGTATCTGGTTTCTAAATTTTcatttgatttggatttagtcattaagtttttaatttcaaaaatacggTTCTTAAGTTTTGCCCAAATTTAAAATAGGTCATCCTATTATTTTCTCGTCAAAGTTAATGTGACACATGTGTCTTATTTGACACGCTAGCACTCATGTTAACCTCCGAATGCAATGTCACGTTAGCATGTGTCAAAATCattcatgaaaaaaagaagttattgtGAGGTTGCTCTTAAGGTCttagattttgtgtttttttaagtGTCACATGTTATATTGATTAGTTTTTGTGcgtcttttttatttattattatttttttgaacgaCTTGGTACTTGCTAATGTGGCATTGAATTGGGGTGTTGGCGTGGGGAAAACTTTGATAGTACAGTGATAGATAGACTTATTTTAAACTTTGGCAAAACTTaagaatcatatttttaaaatttaaaactcaaaGACTAAATCTAAattaaatcaattgaaaacCTAAGAGgaataatatgatttttccctaaaaagaATCCATATACCTAAGGTTAAATATGGACTAACTCCGAACCCCATTGGCCCATTTTGCTTAGAAAATGGATTGATTGGATTCCATTCTTGAGAGTTGGGAATCCAAATTCCTTTGGccttgaaaatgttttatttctTGTAAATGACAATAATGCTCACATTCTAtatgtttttaactttttatgctactatttgttttttgcttttttttttttttaataattggaCACTGTGATGATTCTATAAGAAAAGTTACACTACctaataattttgttattttattaatgctacttttaaggtttgactttgacaatttgtaaaatttatatataaaagtgaggatttattttatttaaaaaatgaaaataaacataaaatctatatataaaagggaatagctattttattctacaaaagaaatgaaaatgaatgtAAAATCTATATTATTTTCTACGCAAATAGGGAAATTACATGTAATTAAAAACTGAAATATGGATGGGCTCCCAATAACAAACTTAAAACGAAAACACAATGTAGAAATTACAACCAAATAATAGaaaattggccaaaaaaaaagacCTGATCCTCTAGTTCTTGTATAAAAGCCAAGATAAGGACCGCATAAAGTGGCAAGAAGGGGCACAAAGAGAGGCAAGAACCTTTAGAGGGACCATCAACCACCCCGAATGTAGGGGGTGAGCAATGTTTAACCAGCCCACCTGTGAGCATAATAGGTGGATTTTGCACCCATTACTTCGGTGGGTGGATAGGGTTTAAAAAATTCGCCGTTATACTAGCGGATACCGGGTATGAGGTATAAGGGGCAGATAATTATCCGCTTGCTTGCATACCATATAATATTACATATTTGTTATGTTATACACCCCTTGGACACTTCTCTCATATTCTCCCTATCAACTCTCTCATTCTCATCTTTTTGAGTTCTCTCACCAATTATGACAATGAAATACTCCACAATGATATTCTCTCAAATGGAACAACCTTCGTCAATAATACCATGCCGAGGTCTCACTCTCACTGGCTCATCCTCAACAACTGTCTGAGACAACTCACCCAAGAAGAGTTTGACAATCAAATAATATTGAGAACCATTAAAAATGGATTTTCTCGCACTTTTAACCACATTGCATGTGGCCtcataaaaaatgatttgattgCAATTTTTGTATATCTACTTTTTGTTGTTCTGATTTTGTGGTCATGGgtctattttattatgttttgattttgtgGTTATTTAAACAAATGAAACCTCAAAAATTATTCGTCCACCCGTGTGTGGATACGGGCAGACTCCGCCTCCAATTGATGGGCGATTAGATGGTGAAATCTGCCATCATTGGAGGCGGATATGGTAGCGAATTAG contains:
- the LOC133854539 gene encoding uncharacterized protein LOC133854539 — its product is MFTLTRGTEVEVLSKRVVEEGAWVSAEVLKTTAYTCTVKYGSGDGIVEETVPRMAVRPLPPPLEEGAAKLTAGDLVECCHNYSWKTARILNSVTDNIFLVLLLGDSDVGFTVHKSFLRVRQRWTGGGWRVLEKNSPAGYMEKRMNACAKRKPCGDYSPIKEDTRKNLTDLYMEKIRKCKCSKRKPCEDYSPIKKDTAGRLDEDSVGSCSSTGKVGDFSVTCRPEGNESDAESICTERRITSVDLNITLLSDDEEF
- the LOC133854541 gene encoding uncharacterized protein LOC133854541, translating into MIAMLTFTRGTEVEVLSKRVVEEGAWVSAEVLKTTAYTCTVKYGGGDEIVEETVPRMAVRPLPPPLEEGAAKLTAGDLVECYHNFCWKTARILNSVTDNIFLVLLLGDSDVGFTVHKSFLRVRQRWTGGGWRVLEKNSPAGYMEKRMNACAKRKPCGDYSPIKEDTRKNLTDVYMEKIRKYKCSKRKPCEDYSPIKKDTAGRLDEESVGSCSSTGKVGDFSETCSPEGNESDAESVCTERRITSVDLNIKLLSDDEEF